One genomic segment of Natrononativus amylolyticus includes these proteins:
- a CDS encoding competence/damage-inducible protein A: MNVAIVTVGDELLAGRTTNTNAAWLCARLTDRGVSVERVTTVPDRVGDIARVVNEYRAEYDAVVVTGGLGPTHDDLTMEGVAAALGRPLEHHAEALEWLTETGGYAREDLTEGTADLPRGARALHNYAGVAPGAVLEGVYVLPGVPAEMQAMFDSVADEFSGPATYREVVVADEPESALLDRLEAVREEFDVSVGSYPGESVRIALEGSDETTVQSAAAWLRERVTQSE; the protein is encoded by the coding sequence ATGAACGTCGCGATCGTGACAGTCGGTGACGAACTCCTCGCGGGACGAACGACGAACACGAACGCCGCGTGGCTGTGTGCGCGACTCACAGACCGGGGCGTCTCGGTCGAACGTGTGACGACGGTTCCCGACCGGGTCGGCGACATCGCCCGCGTGGTCAACGAGTACCGCGCCGAGTACGACGCGGTCGTCGTCACCGGCGGCCTGGGTCCGACCCACGACGACCTGACCATGGAGGGCGTCGCCGCCGCGCTCGGCCGCCCCCTCGAGCACCACGCCGAGGCCCTCGAGTGGCTCACCGAGACGGGCGGCTACGCCCGCGAGGACCTGACCGAGGGGACCGCGGACCTCCCGCGTGGTGCGCGGGCGCTTCACAACTACGCCGGCGTCGCACCCGGGGCCGTCCTCGAGGGCGTCTACGTCCTCCCCGGCGTCCCGGCGGAGATGCAGGCGATGTTCGACTCGGTCGCCGACGAGTTCTCGGGACCGGCGACGTACCGCGAGGTGGTCGTCGCCGACGAACCCGAGAGCGCGCTGCTCGACCGGCTCGAGGCCGTCCGCGAGGAGTTCGACGTCTCCGTCGGCAGCTATCCCGGCGAGTCGGTGCGAATCGCACTCGAGGGGAGCGACGAGACGACGGTCCAGTCGGCGGCGGCGTGGCTCCGCGAGCGGGTGACTCAGTCCGAGTGA
- a CDS encoding winged helix-turn-helix domain-containing protein, translating to MRYGGWSQDGESTTLLSALGSKYSAEILCAADTPKSAQALSEDIEIPIATCYRRIEELVDAGLLECEGRTLSEEGRRTNIYRRTLDELEVDFCDDGPQFSRKRRTEAKNRLQDQLRR from the coding sequence ATGAGATATGGTGGTTGGAGCCAGGACGGTGAATCGACGACACTTCTCTCGGCACTCGGGAGCAAATACAGCGCGGAAATCCTCTGTGCGGCCGACACCCCGAAGTCGGCCCAGGCGTTGAGCGAGGACATCGAGATTCCGATCGCGACCTGTTACCGGCGCATCGAGGAACTGGTCGACGCCGGCCTGCTCGAGTGTGAGGGGCGGACGCTCTCCGAGGAGGGCCGCCGGACGAACATCTATCGTCGAACGCTCGACGAACTCGAGGTCGACTTCTGCGACGACGGCCCGCAGTTCTCCCGCAAACGCCGAACCGAGGCGAAAAATCGGCTCCAGGACCAGTTGCGGCGCTAA
- a CDS encoding phosphate signaling complex PhoU family protein, translated as METRKVQRLGPSTLAMTLPAEWASKHGVEKGDEVSLRVGSKGTLTVLSESASSEETEAIIHADNLDARSVERAIVAQYVLGRRVIRIECSEGALESDHINAVYRAETQLMGLGVIEETPESISIRCSVDPEDFTLDNLLERLERTGRTMRGEAIKALAHGNADLAQRALNRERQANKIFVLLLRLIFTAYQNPNLARAVGLDDGFPLIGYRSIAKNLELTADNAEDIADIVMETNGHTLDVDSSVMREIRELTEEVDEITALAVESAVERDYDKTIQVRERFHDIADREREILADLPEMANDELLEVREVLVSLQQTAQYAMRNAEIAANLALNEESEHTTIN; from the coding sequence ATGGAAACGCGGAAAGTACAGCGGCTCGGCCCCTCGACGCTGGCGATGACGCTCCCCGCGGAGTGGGCGTCGAAACACGGCGTCGAGAAGGGCGACGAGGTCTCACTCCGGGTCGGTAGCAAGGGAACGCTCACGGTGCTATCGGAGTCGGCCAGCTCCGAGGAGACGGAAGCGATCATCCACGCGGACAACCTCGACGCGCGGTCCGTCGAGCGCGCGATCGTCGCACAGTACGTCCTCGGTCGGCGCGTCATCCGCATCGAGTGCTCCGAGGGCGCTCTCGAATCGGACCACATCAACGCCGTCTACCGCGCCGAAACGCAGCTGATGGGGCTCGGCGTCATCGAGGAGACTCCCGAGAGTATCTCGATCCGGTGTTCGGTCGACCCCGAGGACTTCACCCTCGACAACCTCTTAGAGCGCCTCGAGCGAACCGGGCGGACGATGCGCGGGGAGGCGATCAAGGCGCTCGCCCACGGCAACGCCGACCTCGCCCAGCGCGCGTTAAACCGGGAGCGACAGGCGAACAAGATCTTCGTTCTCCTGCTGCGGCTGATCTTCACCGCCTACCAGAACCCGAACCTGGCGCGGGCGGTCGGCCTCGACGACGGCTTCCCGCTGATCGGCTACCGATCGATCGCGAAGAACCTCGAGTTGACCGCAGACAACGCCGAGGACATCGCCGACATCGTGATGGAGACCAACGGCCACACCCTCGATGTCGACAGTTCAGTGATGCGCGAGATCAGGGAGCTGACCGAGGAGGTCGACGAGATCACCGCCCTCGCCGTCGAATCCGCCGTCGAGCGCGACTACGACAAGACGATCCAGGTCAGAGAGCGCTTCCACGACATCGCCGACCGCGAGCGCGAGATCCTCGCCGACCTGCCGGAGATGGCGAACGACGAACTCCTCGAGGTCCGCGAGGTGCTCGTCAGCCTCCAACAGACCGCCCAGTACGCGATGCGAAACGCGGAGATCGCGGCCAACCTCGCGCTCAACGAGGAGTCAGAACACACGACGATCAACTGA
- a CDS encoding ATP-NAD kinase family protein yields MESLGVVVNPIAGMGGRVGLKGTDGKLEEARRRGAEPRAPERAAEALSAFARRAGDGVTVYTASEPMGEAAVRAAGYDPELVYDPDGEETTAADTRAAVRAFLERGVDLVLFVGGDGTAVDVAAVLEADGGETPMLGVPAGVKIYSSVFGVTPADAGRIAADFDRTEHREVNDIDEDAYRAGEVRAELRAVVPVPVAQELQSSKQLSSGGVETLAAGFARDVDPETTYVFGPGSTVGAIEAELGIDGSPLGVDVWRDGELLLRDGSEAEILEAIAEPTAIVVSPIGGQGFVFGRGNHQISPTVIGRATEVEIVASGEKLDGVGALRVDTDDEELNEELRGWTQVRTGRFTTRLIKVL; encoded by the coding sequence ATGGAGTCACTCGGCGTCGTCGTCAACCCGATCGCCGGCATGGGCGGCCGGGTCGGACTGAAGGGAACCGACGGAAAACTCGAGGAGGCGCGCCGCCGCGGCGCCGAGCCTCGAGCGCCCGAGCGCGCCGCGGAAGCGCTCTCGGCGTTCGCCCGCCGCGCGGGCGACGGTGTGACGGTGTATACGGCGAGCGAACCGATGGGGGAAGCCGCCGTCCGGGCGGCCGGATACGACCCCGAACTCGTGTACGACCCCGATGGCGAGGAGACGACTGCCGCCGACACCCGCGCGGCGGTCCGGGCGTTTCTCGAGCGGGGAGTCGACCTCGTGTTGTTCGTCGGCGGAGACGGCACCGCCGTCGACGTCGCCGCGGTGCTCGAAGCCGACGGGGGCGAGACGCCGATGCTCGGCGTTCCCGCCGGCGTCAAGATCTACTCGTCGGTGTTCGGAGTGACCCCGGCCGACGCCGGCCGGATCGCCGCTGACTTCGATCGCACCGAACACCGGGAGGTCAACGACATCGACGAGGACGCCTACCGGGCGGGCGAGGTCCGCGCGGAGCTCAGAGCCGTCGTCCCCGTCCCGGTCGCTCAGGAACTCCAGTCGAGCAAGCAGCTCTCGAGCGGCGGCGTCGAGACGCTGGCCGCCGGCTTCGCCCGCGACGTCGACCCCGAGACGACGTACGTGTTCGGCCCGGGGAGCACGGTGGGCGCGATCGAGGCCGAACTCGGCATCGACGGCTCGCCGCTCGGCGTCGACGTCTGGCGGGACGGCGAGTTACTCCTCCGCGACGGTTCCGAGGCGGAGATCCTCGAGGCGATCGCTGAACCGACGGCGATCGTCGTCTCGCCCATCGGCGGACAGGGGTTCGTCTTCGGTCGGGGAAACCATCAGATCTCGCCGACCGTGATCGGGCGGGCGACCGAGGTCGAGATCGTCGCCTCGGGGGAGAAACTCGACGGAGTCGGCGCGCTCCGCGTGGACACCGACGACGAGGAGCTCAACGAGGAGCTTCGCGGCTGGACGCAGGTCAGGACCGGCCGCTTCACGACGCGGCTGATCAAGGTCCTGTGA
- a CDS encoding PadR family transcriptional regulator has protein sequence MSTDTHHNRKRTDSNQPALAHELTLFQIDLLVAVRDLEATTPPSGSDLKDALEDALGKEINHGRLYPNLDTLVEYDLVEKGTLDRRTNTYELTANGRGVLNHRTVWVSRGDQ, from the coding sequence ATGAGTACAGATACCCACCACAATCGTAAACGCACCGACTCCAACCAACCCGCACTCGCACACGAGCTGACGCTCTTCCAAATCGACTTGCTCGTTGCAGTCCGCGATCTCGAAGCGACAACGCCACCAAGTGGCTCGGATCTCAAGGACGCTCTCGAAGACGCCCTTGGAAAAGAGATCAACCACGGGCGGCTCTATCCAAACCTCGATACTCTTGTCGAGTACGACCTCGTCGAGAAAGGAACACTCGACAGGCGAACGAACACGTACGAGCTCACTGCGAACGGACGCGGCGTTCTCAACCACCGAACGGTGTGGGTCTCACGGGGCGACCAATGA
- a CDS encoding tyrosine-type recombinase/integrase: MTNVDDIQGYGRKFDNQLSKLADADIDENDRQAIERFIRHEDAQDDVNTGTMVSHLNRLRLSAERADVPLVEMELEDVDVFLSRLKREYDLSEGTRRNYRKALRVFFRWRGVDWAEDIKIGASPKRSVDPNDLLSDEEIKSLLEAAGNPRDKALVALLDDTGLRIGAIGSLRIGDLEFGERTATIHINEDANVKDASGPKPLTWSRGYVANWLDMHPRADDPNAALMHKIERWSDDEDGALTQQYLSRRIKLIAERADLDTDRVHTHLFRKTAISRWIREDMSEQVIKHRVDWAKDSQQFETYSGVRDEEMNDQILEHYDIVEPSEERSKKLETCPVCHAALRGGELFCPGCATPITDQASETSEQLQSSARDYLVDEQDTSKRSAAANVVDAAENDPELASALAKEFQRLAGND, from the coding sequence GTGACGAACGTCGACGACATTCAAGGGTACGGGCGCAAGTTCGATAACCAACTCTCGAAGCTCGCTGACGCCGATATCGACGAGAACGACCGACAAGCAATCGAGCGATTCATCCGCCATGAAGACGCCCAAGACGACGTCAACACGGGTACGATGGTCTCCCACCTCAACCGGCTCCGACTCTCCGCTGAACGAGCGGACGTCCCATTGGTTGAGATGGAGCTCGAGGACGTCGACGTGTTCCTCTCGCGGCTCAAACGCGAATACGACCTCTCGGAAGGAACGCGGCGCAACTACCGCAAGGCCCTGCGCGTCTTCTTCCGCTGGCGCGGTGTCGATTGGGCCGAGGACATCAAGATTGGTGCCTCGCCGAAGCGCTCTGTGGATCCGAACGATCTCCTGAGCGATGAGGAGATCAAATCGCTCCTCGAGGCTGCGGGCAATCCCCGAGACAAGGCCCTGGTCGCCTTGCTCGATGACACTGGATTGCGTATCGGTGCCATTGGCTCGCTTCGCATTGGCGATCTCGAGTTCGGCGAGCGAACAGCAACCATCCACATCAACGAGGACGCAAACGTCAAGGACGCGTCCGGGCCGAAGCCGCTGACGTGGTCGCGAGGGTACGTCGCCAACTGGCTCGACATGCACCCGCGTGCGGACGATCCCAATGCAGCGCTCATGCACAAGATCGAGCGGTGGAGCGACGATGAGGACGGCGCACTCACCCAACAATACCTGAGCCGGCGTATCAAACTCATCGCCGAGCGTGCCGACCTCGATACCGACCGCGTGCACACGCACCTGTTCCGAAAGACTGCTATCTCGCGCTGGATTCGCGAAGACATGAGCGAGCAGGTCATCAAACACCGCGTCGACTGGGCGAAGGATTCCCAGCAGTTCGAGACCTACTCCGGAGTCCGGGATGAGGAGATGAACGACCAGATCCTCGAGCACTACGACATCGTCGAACCCAGCGAGGAGCGTTCGAAGAAACTCGAGACCTGTCCCGTCTGTCACGCAGCCCTGCGCGGCGGGGAATTGTTCTGCCCGGGGTGTGCAACACCGATCACCGACCAGGCATCCGAGACCAGCGAACAGTTGCAGTCCTCGGCTCGAGACTACCTCGTCGACGAACAAGACACCAGTAAACGCTCGGCCGCGGCGAACGTTGTCGATGCTGCCGAGAACGACCCCGAACTCGCTTCCGCCCTTGCCAAGGAGTTCCAACGGCTGGCCGGAAACGACTGA
- a CDS encoding 6-pyruvoyl trahydropterin synthase family protein, whose amino-acid sequence MAQRVERSAATSSNATESAGARRTLHVGRDRPIRISAGHRLRHHDGKCARPHGHNYEITVTVVGELTADGWIADKGEITAVLSEWDHMFLLEAGDPLIDAFEAAGDGDALVVLDAPPTAEVMSLVLEGRLEDALGDNVHDVAVEVAETGELCGSGVL is encoded by the coding sequence ATGGCTCAACGAGTCGAACGTTCGGCGGCCACCTCCTCGAACGCGACGGAATCGGCCGGTGCGCGCCGGACACTCCACGTCGGCCGCGACCGCCCGATCAGGATCAGCGCGGGCCACCGTCTCCGACACCACGACGGGAAGTGCGCCCGTCCGCACGGCCACAACTACGAGATCACCGTGACCGTCGTCGGCGAGCTGACCGCAGACGGCTGGATCGCCGACAAGGGGGAGATTACCGCGGTGCTCTCCGAGTGGGATCACATGTTCCTGCTCGAGGCGGGCGACCCCCTGATCGACGCCTTCGAAGCGGCGGGCGACGGCGACGCGCTCGTCGTACTCGACGCGCCGCCGACGGCGGAGGTGATGAGTCTCGTCCTCGAGGGTCGCCTCGAGGACGCCCTCGGCGACAACGTCCACGACGTCGCCGTGGAGGTCGCAGAGACCGGCGAACTCTGCGGTAGTGGTGTGTTGTAA
- a CDS encoding 7-carboxy-7-deazaguanine synthase QueE produces the protein MPVTDADSRERPADALPINELFSSLQGEGVLAGVPSVFVRTSGCNLRCWFCDSAHTSWEPTHAWMGLEEILAEVDAHDPDHVVLTGGEPLLSDRCVDLLERLSTRGYHTTVETNGTIYRDAPIDLASISPKLASSTPTAERTPAGVDPGGWTGRHERDRIDLEALVALVDAYDFQLKFVVTDGTDLPEILELLSDLRAEASASIPDDRVLLMPEGATRDRLAETRETVAALAMEYGFRYTPRLHVDLWNDAPET, from the coding sequence ATGCCCGTCACGGACGCTGACTCGCGCGAGCGGCCGGCCGACGCCCTCCCGATCAACGAACTGTTCTCCTCCTTGCAGGGCGAGGGGGTGCTGGCCGGCGTCCCCTCCGTCTTCGTCCGAACCAGCGGCTGTAACCTCCGCTGCTGGTTCTGTGACTCCGCGCACACCTCCTGGGAGCCGACTCACGCCTGGATGGGGCTCGAGGAGATCCTCGCCGAGGTCGACGCTCACGACCCGGACCACGTCGTGCTCACCGGCGGCGAGCCCCTGCTGTCCGACCGCTGCGTCGACCTCCTCGAGCGCCTTTCCACTCGCGGCTACCACACCACCGTCGAGACCAACGGGACGATCTACCGGGACGCACCGATCGACCTCGCCTCGATCAGCCCGAAACTCGCCTCGAGCACGCCGACGGCCGAGCGCACCCCCGCTGGCGTCGACCCCGGCGGGTGGACCGGACGCCACGAGCGCGACCGGATCGACCTCGAGGCGCTCGTCGCGCTCGTCGACGCCTACGACTTCCAGCTCAAGTTCGTCGTCACGGACGGGACGGACCTCCCCGAGATCCTCGAGTTGCTCTCGGACCTGCGGGCGGAGGCGTCGGCGTCGATCCCCGACGACCGCGTCCTCCTGATGCCGGAGGGCGCGACCAGGGACCGACTCGCCGAAACGCGGGAGACGGTCGCCGCACTGGCGATGGAGTACGGCTTCCGGTACACGCCGCGGCTGCACGTCGACCTGTGGAACGACGCGCCAGAAACCTGA